A portion of the Luxibacter massiliensis genome contains these proteins:
- a CDS encoding GNAT family N-acetyltransferase yields MLDQIRYKGTVITQKGTYHFRRAAVPDIMPLARLYRACAVRRGNCFWRLSPGNPEAFDKIGGMYLIMGESDIEREIFDPHTLWAVFEDENGRTVGSFWFADYNEYLLPRFYKEGAAYPREIVVDPRYGGRHIGALLYCTVFQSLVDGGYKQSICDVYETVAFEALGRRIEVGLLNKPSYINMLMLGGIYEGKAPVRRIDLEGLRVWVVPHVFSFCHSRTLAIGEELKREHRIQIERT; encoded by the coding sequence ATGCTGGATCAGATAAGGTACAAGGGGACTGTGATAACTCAAAAAGGAACTTACCACTTCCGAAGAGCGGCCGTTCCTGACATTATGCCTTTGGCCAGACTGTACCGCGCATGTGCAGTCCGCAGAGGAAATTGCTTTTGGCGGCTTTCTCCAGGGAATCCGGAGGCATTTGATAAGATAGGCGGTATGTATTTGATTATGGGGGAGTCTGACATAGAAAGAGAAATATTTGACCCCCACACCCTGTGGGCGGTTTTTGAGGACGAAAATGGCCGGACAGTGGGAAGTTTCTGGTTTGCAGATTATAATGAGTATCTTCTGCCCCGGTTTTACAAAGAGGGGGCCGCCTACCCCAGGGAAATTGTGGTAGATCCCCGGTATGGAGGCCGGCATATAGGTGCCCTATTATATTGCACTGTGTTCCAGTCCCTTGTGGACGGGGGATATAAACAGAGCATCTGTGATGTATATGAGACGGTGGCTTTTGAGGCCCTGGGGCGCAGAATCGAAGTGGGACTGCTCAACAAACCAAGCTATATAAATATGCTGATGCTGGGAGGCATATATGAGGGGAAGGCGCCAGTGCGCAGGATAGATCTGGAAGGACTGAGGGTGTGGGTTGTCCCCCATGTGTTTTCGTTCTGCCATTCCAGAACTCTGGCCATTGGTGAAGAACTTAAGAGGGAGCACAGAATCCAGATTGAGAGAACGTAA
- a CDS encoding baseplate J/gp47 family protein translates to MNWRREAGAVWSSPYSRGQDNVDKRQGQKVPTRGSSLEEIKAEIVMEMARLSESYVPQWRLDTKAPDIGAVIALIFAGQLAEAEAGRCQLKEKCKAYLADVLGVRPAPCVPARTVLVLDVDEEGAKGVPVEKGSKFYKAGTDEGQRIPFETVQDILASPVRLSKVFGVSQEHKKIVAYDLDAGKKARPLFSFAGENLYRERVRVTHPLLDTGHVDIKRPPGSHRLAAQNIRLQAGGWGIAPRFLYDGSRELKGEACPLFGREILPYQECWIEGDDVFAREGAEIACTFELGWGSCDTREKQAKKQELKPIMRRRPEGKEPEPPHIYPLEISISYFNGEGFCTLDITEGDGIFTQVFEGKKQGKIIFCCPEGWERAVVGGRKARCMRLQILQVKNGYAPGAIHHYPVVENIRFAWSYGEKGVRPKAVTRFWGNRKAELKEGIERGEMPELFGPFPYTGEWLVLGFDKVPPPGPVGLYMELTPAGGGRGLKPVFEYSAEDGFKPLHVIDGTDGFTGSGILRFLVPSDAAMATFEGEKLFWIRIQDLEKDREKKHFPKLIGCLWNAVDAVNMEVSDWKEYSLEQVEARIEVSLPETCIIDAQVWVNEKSSLTEEEQKQMAAEQPGRIQAVYDIQGRLSEFFVKWEQEGKDEGDGRYFRLDRQKRILRLGDGQIPPETEGTAWKIRVAACDGDRGNIPAWASLDPARSYLFLNRAYTPTGAYGGSKGESCEEMLRRNKGFLGIGTKAVSGPDIVARAKAFSSQIVEASLWMGEQGPDSLLVLVQPFGAGVFEQLREPLKVHLEQYAPVLLKGGLIIREPVFIQVSVHAWILADTHGVLEAEDMVAERLRSYLEEELGGRRRFGIGRLPDVWEVERALAGAAKGMCLGRMQIVVSYTDETGYHEKDLEDLPSMPQGVCINGNHQIHIETI, encoded by the coding sequence ATGAATTGGAGGAGGGAGGCAGGGGCCGTGTGGAGTTCTCCATATAGCAGAGGACAGGACAATGTGGATAAAAGACAGGGGCAGAAAGTGCCCACCCGGGGAAGCAGCCTGGAGGAGATAAAAGCAGAAATAGTAATGGAGATGGCCCGGCTTTCTGAGTCATATGTGCCTCAGTGGAGGCTGGATACAAAGGCGCCGGATATAGGTGCCGTGATTGCCTTGATTTTTGCAGGGCAGCTTGCAGAGGCGGAGGCAGGGCGCTGTCAGTTAAAGGAAAAATGTAAAGCTTATCTGGCGGATGTGCTGGGTGTGCGCCCGGCTCCCTGTGTGCCTGCCCGTACAGTTCTGGTTTTGGATGTGGACGAAGAAGGAGCCAAGGGGGTGCCTGTAGAAAAGGGCAGTAAGTTCTATAAGGCTGGCACAGATGAGGGCCAGAGGATTCCTTTTGAAACTGTCCAAGATATTCTGGCTTCTCCGGTCAGGCTTTCTAAAGTCTTTGGGGTCAGCCAGGAACATAAAAAGATTGTGGCATATGATTTGGACGCGGGTAAAAAAGCAAGGCCTCTTTTTTCCTTTGCAGGGGAAAACTTGTACCGGGAAAGGGTCAGAGTGACTCACCCCCTATTGGATACAGGCCATGTGGACATAAAACGCCCGCCTGGCAGCCACAGGCTGGCGGCTCAAAATATAAGGCTGCAGGCCGGGGGATGGGGCATTGCCCCCCGTTTTCTCTATGATGGAAGCAGAGAATTAAAAGGGGAAGCCTGCCCCTTGTTTGGCAGGGAGATTCTCCCCTATCAGGAATGCTGGATAGAGGGGGATGATGTCTTTGCCAGAGAGGGGGCAGAAATCGCCTGTACTTTTGAACTTGGCTGGGGGAGCTGTGACACCAGGGAGAAGCAGGCTAAAAAGCAGGAATTAAAGCCAATCATGCGGCGCCGTCCAGAGGGGAAAGAGCCAGAGCCGCCGCATATCTATCCGCTGGAGATTAGTATTTCGTATTTTAATGGGGAGGGATTCTGTACATTGGATATAACGGAGGGGGATGGTATATTTACCCAAGTATTTGAAGGGAAAAAGCAGGGGAAGATTATATTCTGCTGTCCAGAAGGCTGGGAGAGGGCAGTTGTGGGGGGACGGAAGGCGCGCTGCATGCGCCTGCAGATACTTCAGGTGAAAAATGGCTATGCGCCAGGGGCCATCCATCATTATCCTGTGGTTGAGAATATACGGTTCGCCTGGTCATATGGGGAAAAAGGAGTCAGGCCAAAGGCAGTCACCCGTTTTTGGGGGAACAGGAAGGCGGAACTTAAGGAGGGGATAGAAAGAGGGGAGATGCCGGAACTGTTTGGCCCTTTCCCTTATACGGGAGAGTGGCTAGTACTGGGTTTTGACAAAGTACCGCCTCCGGGGCCAGTGGGACTTTACATGGAACTTACACCTGCAGGCGGGGGCAGAGGCCTTAAGCCCGTTTTTGAGTACTCGGCAGAAGATGGGTTTAAGCCCCTGCATGTCATAGACGGGACAGACGGATTTACAGGGAGTGGAATTCTCAGATTTTTGGTACCCTCAGATGCAGCAATGGCTACCTTTGAAGGGGAAAAGCTATTTTGGATACGTATTCAGGACTTGGAAAAGGACAGAGAGAAAAAACATTTCCCGAAACTGATTGGGTGTCTGTGGAACGCAGTGGATGCCGTGAATATGGAGGTCTCGGACTGGAAAGAGTACAGTCTGGAGCAAGTGGAGGCCAGAATAGAGGTATCCCTCCCAGAAACTTGTATTATAGATGCCCAAGTGTGGGTGAATGAAAAAAGCAGTCTCACGGAAGAGGAACAAAAACAGATGGCCGCAGAGCAGCCTGGCCGGATTCAGGCTGTATATGATATTCAGGGCCGGCTGTCTGAATTTTTTGTGAAATGGGAGCAGGAAGGCAAAGATGAGGGGGACGGCAGATATTTCAGGCTGGACCGCCAGAAACGTATATTACGTTTGGGGGACGGACAGATCCCCCCAGAGACGGAAGGGACGGCCTGGAAGATTCGGGTAGCTGCCTGTGACGGTGACAGGGGGAATATTCCGGCTTGGGCCAGCTTAGATCCTGCCCGTTCTTATTTGTTCTTAAACCGGGCCTATACTCCCACAGGAGCCTATGGAGGAAGTAAAGGAGAGTCCTGTGAGGAAATGTTAAGGAGGAATAAAGGCTTTCTGGGTATTGGGACAAAAGCCGTGTCAGGCCCAGATATTGTAGCCAGGGCAAAGGCTTTTTCCAGCCAAATTGTGGAGGCCTCTCTTTGGATGGGAGAACAGGGGCCAGACAGCCTGCTGGTACTTGTGCAGCCCTTTGGGGCAGGGGTTTTTGAGCAGTTAAGGGAACCACTGAAAGTCCATTTGGAGCAGTATGCCCCAGTCCTTTTAAAAGGAGGCCTTATAATCCGGGAGCCAGTTTTTATTCAAGTCTCTGTCCATGCCTGGATCCTGGCAGATACACATGGCGTATTAGAGGCGGAGGATATGGTTGCAGAAAGACTTCGCAGTTATCTGGAAGAAGAGCTGGGAGGCCGCAGGCGTTTTGGCATTGGCAGGCTCCCAGATGTATGGGAAGTTGAACGGGCGCTGGCAGGGGCGGCAAAAGGGATGTGCTTGGGGAGGATGCAGATTGTGGTTTCTTATACAGATGAAACAGGATATCACGAGAAAGACCTGGAAGATCTGCCTTCTATGCCCCAGGGAGTTTGTATAAATGGAAACCACCAGATCCATATAGAGACAATATGA
- a CDS encoding STAS domain-containing protein, which translates to MEITEQIQENEILIQVEGRIDTNTSRLVQDAVLDGFQKHVHIRLDLGEVDYISSAGLRVLLMGEKTAQAKGGSLVLTHIRPSVMEVLEMTGFAKVLHLA; encoded by the coding sequence ATGGAAATAACAGAACAGATACAGGAAAATGAAATTTTGATACAGGTAGAGGGGCGTATTGATACAAACACAAGCAGGTTGGTGCAGGATGCTGTTCTGGACGGATTCCAGAAACATGTACATATCAGGCTGGATTTAGGAGAGGTGGATTATATATCCAGCGCAGGGTTACGGGTGCTTTTGATGGGAGAAAAGACTGCCCAGGCAAAAGGCGGGAGCCTGGTTCTTACACATATCCGCCCTTCGGTAATGGAAGTATTGGAGATGACAGGGTTTGCAAAGGTCCTCCATTTGGCCTGA
- a CDS encoding baseplate J/gp47 family protein, giving the protein MADTEKKNGQYEKALAKALAQIHVYNEEWTNRLPSDPGITILENLTAFSLLLQQEVQEMPEQALSFLARLLGMERQEQSCAEVFLRPRRDGHKSQVVEGEKFYLGDTCFEARQDQVLPAGGIVGIYREKRGAKLVRLAQPGAKYSAPVRIFGDRPAVGDCVYFILDDLPLGTEYSLQFYVTAQDNYCRNPADGGEAVTFAEADWSYYTREGYIQTSCIDSTSVFLKSGRISVRLKKEAEPARGQIGELSGFMIKCALKSVMYDQIPEVKNIEGPLLSVYEKNTRILSLEKGPGQEIRLPSCLAENRYIFVYAGNNNDGYRQLIERHWEPGKVQDEERRMAKGEYIRQDTKEEAIFQLDVWEDAEDIPQAVKVICMEEEMTVHRLLGVLYGYDRQEFPLTLPGEPLLGSMEMMAEREGGQGKRFWFFKPGDKKCGHIEFTYDFGSHAVCILDAGDFEGCRVYLSQYVHHGGEEGNVLPGNQFFRVKGQDKDWFYNPLPGMGGRKREKDEGFKARIAKERKRLDVLVTEEDYEHAVRHIPDLCIHKVRACTEQGGRKIVVYVKPFSETNRPKLSPLYRRKIEEYLEGKRLLCTGTEVRDPEYIEIDVQAEVEVKIQYPDSRQEIRQALEGVLDYANGNQEFGQPLIISQIVDMLEGLPCVERVRRLRLMPGWNPLLREEARGMGSRGDTIWIPNQALCCPGEIRLSVKGSNIL; this is encoded by the coding sequence ATGGCAGATACAGAAAAGAAAAATGGGCAGTATGAGAAGGCGCTGGCCAAGGCATTGGCCCAAATCCACGTATATAATGAGGAGTGGACAAACCGCCTGCCCTCAGATCCTGGAATTACCATTCTGGAAAATCTGACGGCCTTCTCTCTTCTCCTTCAGCAGGAGGTACAGGAGATGCCGGAACAGGCCCTTTCTTTCCTGGCCCGGCTTTTGGGGATGGAGAGGCAGGAGCAAAGCTGTGCAGAGGTGTTTTTGCGCCCCCGGAGAGACGGGCACAAAAGCCAGGTCGTAGAAGGGGAAAAGTTCTATCTGGGAGACACCTGTTTTGAGGCCCGTCAAGACCAGGTTTTGCCTGCTGGGGGCATAGTGGGTATTTACCGGGAGAAAAGGGGAGCCAAGCTGGTCAGGCTGGCACAGCCGGGGGCCAAATATTCTGCTCCTGTCAGAATATTTGGAGACAGGCCTGCAGTGGGGGACTGTGTATACTTTATTTTGGACGATCTTCCCCTGGGGACAGAGTATAGCCTGCAGTTTTATGTGACAGCACAGGACAACTATTGCCGCAACCCGGCTGATGGGGGAGAAGCCGTCACTTTTGCAGAGGCAGACTGGAGTTATTACACAAGAGAAGGGTATATTCAGACCTCCTGCATTGACAGTACCAGCGTGTTTTTGAAATCCGGCAGGATCAGCGTCAGGCTGAAAAAGGAGGCGGAGCCTGCCAGGGGGCAGATAGGGGAGCTGAGCGGTTTTATGATAAAATGTGCCTTGAAATCTGTTATGTATGACCAGATACCTGAAGTGAAAAATATAGAGGGGCCCTTACTATCTGTGTACGAAAAAAATACAAGAATCCTGTCCCTGGAAAAAGGGCCTGGCCAGGAAATACGCCTGCCGTCCTGTCTGGCAGAGAACAGGTACATTTTTGTCTATGCAGGAAATAATAATGATGGCTACAGACAGCTCATAGAAAGACACTGGGAACCTGGAAAGGTACAGGATGAAGAGAGGCGGATGGCCAAGGGGGAGTATATCAGGCAGGATACCAAAGAGGAAGCTATTTTTCAGTTAGATGTATGGGAGGATGCGGAGGATATTCCCCAGGCGGTAAAAGTAATTTGTATGGAGGAAGAGATGACAGTTCACAGACTGTTAGGAGTTCTATATGGGTATGACAGACAGGAATTTCCCCTTACATTGCCGGGTGAGCCGTTGTTGGGATCAATGGAAATGATGGCGGAAAGAGAAGGAGGCCAAGGGAAAAGGTTCTGGTTTTTTAAACCAGGGGATAAAAAGTGTGGGCATATTGAGTTTACATATGATTTTGGAAGCCATGCAGTCTGTATTTTGGATGCCGGGGATTTTGAAGGATGCCGGGTGTATCTCAGCCAGTATGTGCATCATGGAGGGGAAGAGGGGAACGTACTGCCCGGGAATCAGTTTTTCCGTGTTAAGGGCCAGGACAAGGATTGGTTTTATAACCCGCTCCCAGGGATGGGGGGAAGGAAGAGGGAAAAAGATGAGGGATTCAAGGCAAGAATCGCCAAGGAGAGGAAGCGTCTGGATGTGCTTGTGACAGAGGAAGATTATGAGCACGCAGTGAGGCACATACCAGATTTATGTATACATAAAGTGCGGGCCTGCACAGAGCAGGGAGGCAGAAAAATAGTTGTCTATGTAAAACCTTTTAGTGAGACAAACCGGCCAAAATTGTCCCCTTTATACAGACGGAAAATTGAGGAATATCTTGAGGGGAAAAGGCTCCTTTGCACTGGGACAGAAGTAAGGGATCCGGAATATATCGAGATAGATGTACAGGCTGAGGTGGAAGTGAAAATACAGTACCCAGACAGCCGCCAGGAGATTAGGCAGGCACTGGAGGGCGTCCTGGACTATGCAAACGGAAACCAGGAGTTTGGGCAGCCGCTTATCATCAGCCAGATTGTGGACATGCTGGAGGGCCTGCCCTGTGTGGAGAGAGTGCGCAGGCTAAGGCTGATGCCTGGATGGAATCCATTGCTCAGGGAAGAAGCCAGAGGCATGGGCAGCCGCGGGGATACTATTTGGATTCCGAATCAGGCCCTGTGCTGTCCGGGAGAGATCAGGCTGTCGGTCAAAGGGAGCAATATTCTATGA
- a CDS encoding DUF4255 domain-containing protein: MGKYTAIADVSEEILRVMRKQLAPGLIPDQNSIGLCSPENCTEYSLSIYLYDLQESEEVRTLGMMNLDDARQKGPPVYLSLYYMMTACLQSDQKFKVVQEERILGQIIQYFHDYPKISAGGEETRMQMLRISTEDKMKLWNFGKAPYAVSLFYKASPVVIDSAYIRSVSRVRRPQIQVGRLEERDGILYRNK, encoded by the coding sequence ATGGGAAAATATACAGCTATTGCGGATGTCAGTGAAGAGATCCTGCGGGTTATGCGTAAGCAGCTGGCCCCCGGCCTTATACCGGATCAAAATAGTATTGGCCTTTGCAGTCCAGAAAATTGTACAGAGTATTCGCTGTCCATATATTTATATGATTTGCAGGAGAGTGAGGAGGTCAGAACTCTGGGAATGATGAATTTAGATGATGCCAGGCAGAAGGGCCCCCCGGTTTATTTATCCCTTTATTATATGATGACAGCCTGCCTGCAGAGTGACCAGAAATTCAAGGTAGTGCAGGAGGAGAGGATTCTGGGGCAGATTATCCAGTATTTTCACGACTATCCGAAGATCAGTGCGGGCGGGGAGGAGACCAGGATGCAGATGCTGCGCATATCCACAGAAGATAAAATGAAACTCTGGAATTTCGGTAAAGCGCCTTATGCAGTATCGCTATTTTATAAAGCCTCTCCTGTTGTAATAGACTCAGCCTATATCCGCAGTGTTTCAAGGGTTAGGCGGCCCCAGATCCAGGTGGGGCGACTGGAGGAGAGAGATGGAATATTATATAGAAACAAATAA
- a CDS encoding GPW/gp25 family protein, with protein MEEKSNGYRGMKFPPQVNPATGCFLVSEGEENVKESIYLILMTQKSERFTRPDFGSSTLSYPFTDPAPTRLHMIERDVKQTILLQEPRVSDVTATARYDGKNQSIVLEVDYELEEGGRGRVEFSI; from the coding sequence ATGGAAGAGAAAAGTAATGGATACAGGGGTATGAAGTTTCCGCCCCAGGTCAATCCAGCCACAGGCTGTTTTCTAGTATCAGAAGGGGAGGAGAATGTAAAAGAATCCATCTATTTAATCCTGATGACTCAGAAATCGGAACGCTTTACAAGGCCGGATTTTGGGAGTTCCACCTTATCTTACCCTTTTACGGACCCTGCGCCTACCAGGCTCCATATGATAGAGAGGGATGTCAAACAGACGATTTTGCTTCAGGAGCCTAGAGTAAGCGATGTTACGGCTACGGCACGGTATGATGGGAAAAACCAGTCTATTGTGCTGGAAGTAGATTATGAATTGGAGGAGGGAGGCAGGGGCCGTGTGGAGTTCTCCATATAG
- a CDS encoding ATP-binding protein codes for MEYYIETNNMEKRDRAAALEAFLSEFTWPGENKKKPEPLLLYEGELERLVNIEKAGDCFYPRLIVVRGERGSGRKLLLRHLFYRCNIRVLWTEYSLLLKKYEEHGALLVKMLEEKIRTGGYRLCICGKEGAEDDALWEGLLEGLARAGISCFITSAEPGPGLGGFKWELAEFVLASPGTEERIRLWEYFLSFYPREQTIEAALLAEQYNLNGGSIKALLRTAGLYRDGQGREVLAEEDIAEAASVYRQDSMGNLARKLPCVFKWEDLVIDDRARGQLEILLNQVKYRYVVGSQWGFYERRPYGNGVCALFYGPPGTGKTMAAQVIAGELGMELYRVDLSQLSSKYIGETQKNISQIFDQARKRNVILFFDEADAVFARRTEIKDANDRHGNSETAHLLQRLEEYEGMTILATNLKNQLDDAFKRRMKMVVHFRLPDRKAREELWEKAFPQKAPLDKGVNLKFFAEKFEISGSEIREIALDAAFMAASGEGSITRNHICQAMVLCFEKYGRVLLESDFEEV; via the coding sequence ATGGAATATTATATAGAAACAAATAATATGGAAAAGAGGGACAGGGCAGCCGCGCTGGAAGCTTTTCTCTCAGAATTTACATGGCCTGGGGAGAATAAAAAGAAGCCTGAACCGCTTCTGCTCTACGAGGGAGAGTTAGAGCGCCTTGTAAATATAGAAAAGGCAGGGGACTGTTTTTATCCCCGCCTTATTGTGGTGCGCGGGGAAAGAGGAAGTGGAAGGAAGTTACTTTTAAGACATCTGTTCTATAGATGTAATATTAGGGTTCTGTGGACAGAGTACAGCCTACTTTTAAAGAAATATGAAGAGCACGGAGCGCTTCTGGTTAAAATGCTGGAAGAAAAAATAAGGACTGGGGGGTACCGGCTCTGTATATGTGGAAAAGAAGGGGCGGAAGATGACGCCTTATGGGAAGGATTGCTTGAGGGATTGGCCAGGGCGGGGATTTCCTGTTTTATTACCTCTGCAGAACCTGGCCCAGGCCTGGGGGGATTCAAATGGGAACTGGCCGAATTTGTCCTTGCCTCTCCCGGGACAGAAGAAAGAATCCGCCTGTGGGAGTATTTTCTGTCTTTTTACCCTAGAGAACAGACTATAGAGGCAGCGCTCCTGGCGGAGCAGTACAATCTGAATGGAGGCAGTATAAAAGCGCTTTTACGGACAGCAGGATTATACCGGGATGGCCAGGGCAGGGAGGTGTTGGCTGAGGAGGATATAGCTGAGGCAGCCAGCGTCTATAGGCAGGACAGTATGGGGAATCTGGCGAGGAAGCTCCCCTGTGTCTTTAAGTGGGAGGATCTGGTTATAGATGATAGGGCCCGGGGGCAGCTTGAGATTCTCTTAAACCAGGTGAAATACAGATATGTGGTAGGGAGCCAATGGGGATTTTATGAAAGGAGGCCTTATGGAAATGGGGTCTGTGCTTTATTTTATGGCCCGCCGGGGACTGGTAAAACAATGGCCGCCCAAGTGATTGCAGGGGAACTTGGCATGGAGCTCTACCGGGTTGATCTGTCTCAGCTAAGCAGCAAGTATATAGGGGAGACACAGAAGAATATCAGCCAGATATTTGACCAGGCCAGGAAAAGAAATGTGATATTGTTTTTTGACGAGGCAGATGCAGTTTTTGCCAGGAGGACAGAGATAAAGGATGCCAATGACCGCCATGGAAACAGTGAGACCGCCCATCTTCTGCAGCGGCTGGAGGAGTATGAAGGCATGACTATACTGGCCACGAATCTGAAAAACCAGCTGGACGATGCGTTTAAGAGGCGGATGAAAATGGTGGTACATTTCCGCCTGCCTGATAGGAAGGCAAGAGAAGAACTGTGGGAAAAGGCTTTTCCGCAAAAGGCACCGCTGGATAAAGGCGTGAATCTTAAATTTTTTGCTGAAAAGTTTGAAATTTCAGGTAGCGAGATCAGGGAAATTGCACTGGATGCCGCTTTCATGGCAGCTTCCGGGGAGGGAAGTATTACAAGGAACCACATATGCCAGGCCATGGTACTATGTTTTGAGAAATATGGAAGAGTGTTATTAGAGTCGGATTTTGAGGAGGTATAA